A window of the Cannabis sativa cultivar Pink pepper isolate KNU-18-1 chromosome X, ASM2916894v1, whole genome shotgun sequence genome harbors these coding sequences:
- the LOC115702521 gene encoding auxin-responsive protein SAUR68-like: MMMSTKKLVKIAKYWPKLGGLNGRKIISFRPSINNILSSSYDRYTTTTSSSFVVEKGHFVVYTRDDKRFVMPLAYLNDNILRELFRLSEQEFGLSNHGPITLPCDAAFMEYILKLIRRGVAKDLEMALIRSMNNNPTGCLSFISSSNFIEERFASQQILLLA; this comes from the coding sequence ATGATGATGAGCACTAAGAAGCTAgtaaaaatagcaaaatattGGCCCAAATTGGGAGGTCTAAACGGgagaaaaattatctcctttcgTCCCAGCATTAATAatattctttcttcttcctacGATCGTTATACGACAACAACATCGTCGTCGTTTGTGGTTGAGAAAGGTCATTTCGTTGTGTACACGAGGGACGACAAGCGTTTTGTGATGCCGTTGGCTTATCTAAACGACAACATTTTGCGAGAGCTGTTTAGGTTGTCTGAACAAGAGTTTGGGCTGTCGAACCATGGCCCTATTACGCTGCCCTGTGATGCAGCCTTTATGGAGTACATCCTCAAGCTCATTCGACGAGGCGTCGCCAAAGATTTGGAGATGGCTTTGATTCGTTCCATGAATAATAATCCCACTGGCTGCTTATCCTTTATTtcttcatctaattttattgaaGAAAGATTTGCAAGCCAACAAATCCTATTACTAGCCTAG